A window of the Natronomonas salina genome harbors these coding sequences:
- a CDS encoding O-antigen ligase family protein has product MASFNEYKETKDWQPLLIVFISSIGLYFSRSRTALLALLLALGVIAADQVISRRMASIGVSLYFGLLIVILFVFMSIFPQPSILSSVQFSGRLIIWDSTRIVLSRMSMVDLILGKGFVHPPILLEPHIRDSRFVGKGIHNAYYHAIMRFGLIGLLMNLYFYYYPILKSMRDPQSNIFPAAIAVGFLGYMLFESTLFFGVGVTSSMQAIVLGYMLKPRDRECKYKSLT; this is encoded by the coding sequence ATGGCATCATTTAATGAGTATAAAGAAACGAAGGATTGGCAGCCATTGTTGATTGTTTTTATTTCTTCAATAGGCCTGTACTTCAGTCGTTCTCGAACAGCCCTATTAGCTCTCCTTCTGGCGCTAGGTGTCATTGCAGCAGATCAAGTCATTAGTCGGCGAATGGCCTCAATTGGCGTTTCTCTTTACTTCGGATTACTAATAGTCATTCTGTTCGTTTTCATGAGTATCTTTCCCCAGCCATCAATTCTATCGTCGGTTCAGTTTAGTGGACGTCTGATAATTTGGGATTCAACAAGAATAGTTTTGTCCAGAATGTCTATGGTTGATCTCATCCTGGGGAAAGGTTTCGTACATCCCCCAATCCTGCTAGAACCTCATATAAGAGATTCACGGTTTGTGGGTAAAGGAATTCACAACGCATATTATCACGCAATAATGAGATTTGGCCTAATTGGATTACTAATGAATCTATATTTCTATTATTATCCGATACTTAAATCTATGCGCGATCCGCAGAGCAACATTTTCCCTGCCGCAATTGCAGTTGGATTTTTGGGATACATGTTATTCGAAAGTACGCTCTTTTTCGGAGTCGGGGTTACCTCCTCTATGCAGGCAATTGTCCTCGGATATATGCTGAAACCTAGAGATAGGGAGTGTAAATATAAAAGTCTAACATGA
- a CDS encoding glycosyltransferase family 4 protein: MSPPRVFYPRRLDLPNPVQSVHREVSKHLDGYELIAFVNSSQNSLQETISNVYIIPADATIIWKAVQFLRAYTGRYDIIHTGPASRDRFGKLTAHRGAAWVHTLHAAPTSPQQIALNKTLCKNADQVTAVSPYVKSWAEDTIDATVNKVIPNGVDLGKFTPQASPTHEDQVLFVGRLCDQKHPEMMIAIAREFSDLSFNIAGTGPLQAELEKDAPENVDFLGHVPWEELRGLYAKAAVTVCPGENEGFGMVVLESIASGTPVLALDGGNHSNLIGQDGGILCQTLKKEEWINNLNRILFEDHDLNPRRVAEMYSWQKIASQYKRLYELLL, from the coding sequence ATGAGTCCCCCGCGAGTATTCTATCCCAGACGTTTGGATTTACCAAATCCGGTACAATCAGTCCATCGGGAGGTCTCGAAACATCTTGATGGCTACGAATTAATAGCGTTTGTCAACAGCAGTCAAAACAGTCTTCAAGAAACGATTTCCAATGTATATATAATCCCAGCTGACGCGACAATCATTTGGAAAGCCGTACAATTTTTACGGGCTTATACTGGGAGATATGATATTATCCACACTGGGCCAGCATCCCGGGACAGGTTTGGAAAACTTACTGCGCACCGTGGAGCGGCGTGGGTCCATACGCTTCATGCAGCTCCAACATCCCCACAACAAATTGCTTTGAACAAAACTCTTTGCAAGAATGCAGATCAGGTGACTGCCGTCAGCCCCTATGTGAAAAGTTGGGCTGAGGACACTATCGATGCAACTGTCAATAAGGTTATTCCCAACGGTGTTGATCTTGGAAAATTCACCCCTCAAGCATCTCCAACCCATGAAGACCAGGTTCTGTTTGTTGGCCGGCTTTGCGATCAAAAACATCCAGAAATGATGATTGCAATCGCTCGTGAATTCTCAGACCTCTCTTTCAATATAGCAGGGACTGGCCCTCTTCAGGCTGAACTAGAGAAAGACGCGCCGGAGAATGTAGATTTCTTAGGACATGTCCCCTGGGAGGAGCTTAGAGGGTTATATGCCAAAGCGGCCGTGACCGTATGTCCTGGAGAGAACGAAGGGTTTGGAATGGTCGTTTTAGAGTCGATAGCTTCAGGGACTCCCGTGCTTGCTCTGGATGGGGGTAATCATTCAAACCTAATTGGCCAAGATGGAGGGATCCTCTGCCAAACCCTGAAAAAAGAGGAATGGATAAACAATCTGAACCGAATCCTTTTTGAAGACCATGATTTGAACCCTCGAAGAGTAGCAGAAATGTATTCTTGGCAGAAGATTGCTAGTCAATACAAAAGGCTCTACGAGCTGCTATTATAG
- a CDS encoding glycosyltransferase family 4 protein, producing MSFVITRRTYFNPAEKALSLMRLGFRTGKGDDSDTSHETRSMYTILLYDEGAQGKTELGGGQLSRLSLMERLSKDFNPILLTSENGVLAEEARKRGISVLVKNITESQNRFTRSELQASPHLAILSSLSLAKATIRLRQIIREIDPDIIHPNENLSRVLTVAATVGMDVPCVMHIDGEWDSSYIDALMRRLYVRSFDRLIAVSDEVGDAFGDDNRPANIQTIYPGIELDRFENVGEPTEPLPNPDERLVLTSVGALIPIKGHETLLHALSGLDLEFVLYIVGTGPLKSYLESLVRNLGISDEVHFLGFREDVPEIYAQTDIAVTPSLSEAFPRVVLEAMASSIPVVASDVGGIGEAINDDRTGILVPPKNSDAFASAISNLAKDPDRRQRMGIAGRERVAERFAFERGVEQVEAVYRDLIQSRG from the coding sequence ATGAGTTTCGTCATCACTAGACGTACATATTTTAACCCCGCGGAAAAGGCCTTATCCCTCATGAGGTTAGGTTTCAGAACAGGTAAAGGCGACGACAGCGATACATCTCACGAAACCCGTTCTATGTACACAATACTGCTCTATGACGAAGGTGCTCAGGGGAAAACTGAGCTTGGGGGAGGACAACTTTCTCGGCTCTCACTCATGGAACGATTGAGTAAGGACTTCAACCCCATTCTTCTTACATCAGAGAACGGCGTGCTCGCCGAAGAAGCAAGAAAACGAGGAATCAGCGTACTGGTAAAGAACATCACTGAGTCGCAGAATCGATTCACCAGATCAGAACTTCAGGCGAGTCCGCACCTCGCAATCTTATCGAGTTTATCCCTTGCGAAAGCAACGATTCGACTTCGACAAATCATTCGAGAAATCGATCCAGACATCATTCATCCTAACGAGAACCTCTCGCGTGTACTTACCGTTGCCGCCACTGTCGGGATGGACGTTCCCTGTGTTATGCACATCGATGGAGAGTGGGATTCGTCGTACATCGACGCACTCATGCGCCGACTATATGTCCGCTCGTTCGACCGTCTCATAGCGGTATCTGATGAGGTAGGGGATGCATTCGGGGACGACAACCGTCCCGCCAACATTCAGACGATATACCCAGGTATCGAACTCGATCGGTTTGAGAACGTTGGAGAGCCTACTGAACCATTACCCAATCCGGACGAACGTCTCGTACTCACCTCGGTCGGAGCGCTGATTCCAATCAAAGGACACGAGACGTTGCTCCATGCTCTTTCAGGATTGGATTTAGAATTCGTTCTCTACATCGTCGGAACAGGACCCCTTAAATCGTATCTCGAATCGTTGGTCCGAAATCTTGGCATCTCGGATGAAGTGCACTTTCTTGGATTCCGCGAAGATGTCCCAGAGATTTACGCCCAAACTGACATTGCCGTAACTCCGTCATTGTCAGAAGCATTCCCGCGAGTCGTCCTCGAGGCAATGGCGTCATCTATCCCGGTAGTGGCCTCGGATGTAGGGGGAATCGGCGAAGCCATCAATGATGATCGGACCGGAATCCTGGTTCCACCGAAGAATTCCGATGCGTTCGCCTCTGCCATCTCTAATCTCGCGAAAGATCCTGACCGACGGCAACGGATGGGTATAGCGGGGCGCGAGCGAGTCGCAGAAAGGTTCGCGTTTGAACGTGGTGTCGAGCAGGTTGAAGCCGTTTACCGAGATCTGATTCAGTCGCGGGGATAA
- a CDS encoding glycosyltransferase family 4 protein: MKLGLYIGTHSDPVSNIAPVLNGWSDILKNTSIEVELYGGASVPKSLESKYNYIKQERRSDQLPHKIIRGYQYTRDYIRDHKPDAVMQVWKYATHAPGVALAGRRCGVPAIGRFTGDTFNEYRGISYPKRIGIFGLNNVSARFPLHLFDKIIALGPYGESQIIKRGVSKTDVVILPPPKPSDNRFNSQYSTSEYRDKLNLPHHKKIFLYVGRMSYHKGLAFLCEAINELSSLDQYMFLLVGTGPYESVINREFDNNHVRALGRVPYEEIDQYYKAADCYLHPSEYEGIPLVILEALACGTPILARSAGDIPFVTSNIIHSPNELASAIANENYTNTWKNKKLFEKPEQRRRLTKMITNTADKY, encoded by the coding sequence ATGAAGTTGGGACTGTATATTGGGACACATTCAGACCCCGTGAGCAATATAGCCCCTGTTCTTAACGGATGGTCGGATATATTAAAAAACACCTCAATAGAAGTTGAGTTATATGGAGGCGCCTCAGTTCCAAAATCTTTAGAATCCAAATACAATTATATAAAACAAGAACGTCGATCGGATCAGCTACCACACAAGATAATACGAGGGTATCAATATACTCGGGATTACATCCGAGATCACAAACCAGACGCGGTTATGCAGGTCTGGAAATATGCAACTCATGCACCAGGCGTTGCACTCGCCGGAAGAAGATGCGGCGTCCCAGCAATTGGCCGATTTACTGGAGACACGTTTAATGAATATCGGGGAATATCATATCCCAAACGCATTGGGATCTTCGGACTAAATAATGTCAGTGCTCGTTTCCCACTACATCTTTTTGATAAAATAATCGCCCTTGGACCTTACGGTGAATCTCAAATTATCAAGAGAGGGGTTTCAAAGACTGATGTGGTTATTCTTCCACCACCAAAGCCATCCGACAACCGGTTTAATTCTCAATATTCCACCTCTGAATACCGGGATAAGCTTAATTTACCCCATCATAAGAAAATATTCCTCTATGTTGGACGAATGAGTTACCACAAAGGATTGGCATTTCTTTGTGAAGCTATAAACGAATTATCATCACTGGACCAGTATATGTTCTTATTGGTTGGAACGGGTCCGTATGAATCGGTGATTAATCGTGAATTCGATAATAATCATGTACGTGCGTTGGGGCGAGTTCCTTATGAAGAGATCGATCAGTATTACAAAGCTGCAGATTGCTATCTACACCCCTCAGAATATGAAGGTATTCCACTCGTGATTCTTGAAGCATTAGCTTGTGGCACACCAATTCTAGCTCGTAGTGCCGGTGACATTCCTTTTGTGACAAGCAACATCATACACTCTCCAAACGAGCTCGCATCTGCAATTGCCAATGAAAACTATACAAATACCTGGAAGAATAAAAAGCTATTTGAAAAACCCGAACAACGGCGAAGGTTGACAAAAATGATAACTAATACGGCTGATAAATATTGA
- a CDS encoding VirB4 family type IV secretion system protein encodes MTGSFVFQIQAQQLLDSLPPLVSTEGLFVYGLGSVVLLIAVANLLSWYRERKRDDPVLDDLLDEETLEAAEVEYRVLDELAERQQDVMAPAAIEWDTRTARVGEQWTSTLYVAEYPDAPNDGYLSDLFELTDVEFDITARVDPRNQARARDELQRVADDLQAEADLERTVRSSYLQERANAARQTYTAVENGQKVFDQELVVTVRGNTRDELRQSVKQVRAALREEPAQLEPKTAICTQDLAVQSAAPIGPSKLERNAVALGGAVGALLASPQDATILEEGGVEFGVHKDTRSPLVIDPFAREDGYAMFTVGDPGSGKSFGSKQNFIRTIEQDPDRIGVILEPLNNWAGVAEALGGQRITVGGTLGLNPLEIKPTPEHVLQARGNDASPLKERRNRAVSFFENFFAHRDIELGDRRTTLELAIDEAYQRKGITEDVTTHDRESPTVRDVLDILEEMSEKPEEYVVRVEAESEKIETDVLWLLDQLRPFDENGQLENLGRHSEFDIRNEDLVYLDLQQQGGSIGGHTSLLMELLITLVYERAKATDKEVVLVVDEARYILSDTATLEHLETIFRHHRHHDLSIRLVTQTVDEFFQQPEAEMILDQCAIKQFHKLDGMDEQWADEFGLNYAQMRFVQDAVPGSDEKGYSQALLGIDGEWRGMEVRALPTEKAVIDYEPRSKQGVEDNLPLEGIRRGGKGPLAGDD; translated from the coding sequence ATGACGGGCTCATTTGTGTTTCAGATCCAGGCACAGCAGCTGCTCGACTCGCTGCCGCCACTCGTCTCGACGGAGGGCCTGTTCGTCTACGGCCTCGGCAGCGTCGTCCTGCTGATCGCCGTGGCGAACCTGCTCTCGTGGTACCGCGAACGCAAACGTGACGACCCCGTGCTGGACGACCTGCTCGACGAGGAGACGCTGGAGGCGGCCGAGGTGGAGTATCGCGTCCTCGACGAACTGGCCGAACGCCAGCAGGACGTGATGGCGCCAGCGGCCATCGAGTGGGACACACGGACTGCCCGGGTCGGCGAGCAGTGGACCTCGACGCTGTACGTCGCCGAGTATCCGGACGCGCCGAACGACGGCTATCTCAGCGACCTGTTCGAGCTGACCGACGTCGAGTTTGATATCACGGCGCGTGTCGACCCGAGGAACCAGGCGCGAGCCCGGGACGAACTCCAGCGGGTCGCCGACGACCTCCAGGCCGAGGCCGACCTCGAGCGGACCGTGCGGAGTTCGTACCTCCAGGAGCGTGCGAACGCGGCGAGACAGACGTACACCGCGGTCGAGAACGGGCAGAAAGTCTTCGACCAGGAACTCGTCGTCACCGTCCGTGGAAACACGAGAGACGAGCTTCGCCAGTCGGTGAAGCAGGTCCGAGCCGCGCTTCGCGAAGAGCCAGCGCAACTGGAGCCGAAGACGGCTATCTGTACGCAGGATCTTGCCGTGCAATCGGCGGCACCGATCGGGCCGAGCAAGTTGGAAAGGAACGCTGTCGCATTGGGTGGCGCTGTCGGTGCCTTGCTGGCCTCGCCACAGGACGCCACGATTCTTGAGGAGGGTGGCGTCGAGTTCGGCGTTCACAAGGACACGCGCAGTCCGCTCGTCATCGACCCGTTCGCCCGCGAGGACGGCTATGCGATGTTCACCGTGGGCGATCCAGGGTCGGGGAAGTCCTTCGGTTCGAAACAGAACTTCATCCGGACGATCGAACAGGACCCCGACCGCATCGGCGTCATCCTCGAGCCGCTCAACAACTGGGCCGGTGTCGCAGAGGCGCTCGGTGGCCAACGCATCACGGTCGGTGGCACGCTCGGGTTGAACCCACTGGAGATCAAGCCCACGCCAGAGCACGTCCTGCAGGCGCGTGGCAATGATGCGAGTCCCCTGAAGGAGCGTCGGAACCGGGCTGTGAGTTTCTTCGAGAACTTCTTCGCCCACCGTGATATCGAATTGGGCGACCGCAGAACGACGCTGGAACTCGCGATTGACGAGGCGTACCAGCGGAAGGGCATCACCGAAGACGTGACGACGCACGACCGGGAGAGCCCGACCGTTCGAGACGTCCTCGACATCCTAGAGGAGATGAGCGAGAAACCTGAAGAGTACGTCGTCCGCGTCGAAGCGGAAAGTGAGAAGATCGAGACTGACGTCTTGTGGTTGCTCGACCAGTTGCGGCCCTTCGACGAGAACGGGCAGTTAGAGAACCTGGGACGGCACAGCGAGTTCGATATCCGGAATGAGGATCTCGTCTACCTCGATCTCCAGCAGCAAGGCGGTTCGATCGGCGGTCACACGAGTCTCCTGATGGAGTTGCTCATCACGCTCGTCTACGAGCGCGCCAAAGCCACGGACAAAGAGGTCGTTCTCGTCGTCGACGAGGCGCGATACATACTCTCCGATACGGCCACCTTGGAGCATCTGGAGACGATCTTCCGACATCATCGCCATCACGACCTCTCGATACGCCTCGTGACCCAGACCGTCGACGAGTTCTTCCAACAACCCGAGGCGGAGATGATTCTCGATCAGTGCGCCATCAAGCAGTTCCACAAGCTCGACGGCATGGACGAACAGTGGGCCGACGAGTTCGGCTTGAACTACGCGCAGATGCGATTCGTTCAGGACGCGGTCCCAGGGAGTGATGAGAAGGGGTATTCACAGGCGTTGCTCGGAATCGACGGGGAGTGGCGCGGCATGGAGGTTCGAGCATTACCGACTGAAAAGGCTGTCATTGACTATGAACCGCGTTCGAAGCAGGGTGTCGAGGATAATTTGCCACTCGAGGGGATTCGCCGCGGAGGAAAAGGTCCGTTAGCGGGAGACGACTAA